The following are encoded together in the Pectobacterium punjabense genome:
- a CDS encoding calcium/sodium antiporter has protein sequence MLFATLLLFVGLLLLVYGADRLVYGAAVLARSLGLPPFIIGITIVGFGTSLPELIVSVTAALNDQNDMAVGNVIGSNITNILLILGSAALIRPLTVHSTLLRRELPLMLSVTLLCGVLLHDSYLSRADGMMLLFAASLCLVLILRMAQQAQREGGDSLTREQLAELPQDDSNQMAAVLWLILGMIILPMAARMVVDNATVIARYFDVSELTIGLTILAIGTSLPELATAIVGTLKKEDDIALGNLIGSNIFNIAIVLGVPALLSPGALNPQVFQRDYWVMLAASVLLTALCLSKKRHIGQGAGALLCCAFIAYLTVLFCFS, from the coding sequence ATGCTTTTTGCAACACTACTCTTGTTCGTTGGTTTGCTATTACTGGTTTACGGTGCCGATCGTCTTGTCTACGGTGCCGCCGTGCTTGCGCGTTCTCTCGGCTTACCGCCTTTTATCATCGGCATCACTATTGTCGGCTTCGGCACCTCACTACCTGAGCTGATCGTTTCTGTTACTGCGGCCTTAAACGATCAAAACGATATGGCCGTCGGCAATGTTATCGGCTCCAATATCACCAATATTTTACTCATTCTCGGCAGCGCGGCACTCATTCGCCCACTCACAGTACATTCGACTCTGCTGCGCCGAGAGCTGCCGCTCATGTTGTCCGTCACTTTATTGTGTGGCGTTTTGCTGCATGATAGCTACCTGAGTCGCGCCGACGGCATGATGCTGCTCTTCGCCGCCAGTCTGTGTCTGGTGTTGATACTTCGTATGGCACAACAGGCACAGCGGGAAGGCGGCGACAGCCTGACTCGTGAACAGTTGGCAGAACTGCCGCAGGACGACAGCAATCAGATGGCTGCCGTGCTGTGGCTGATTCTCGGTATGATTATTTTACCCATGGCCGCCCGGATGGTGGTGGATAACGCGACCGTCATTGCGCGTTACTTCGATGTCAGCGAATTGACCATCGGGCTGACCATATTGGCGATCGGCACCAGCCTGCCTGAGCTTGCTACGGCCATCGTCGGGACGTTGAAGAAAGAAGATGATATTGCACTGGGTAACCTGATTGGCTCGAACATCTTTAATATTGCAATTGTGCTGGGCGTACCCGCACTACTCTCGCCGGGCGCACTGAATCCTCAGGTTTTTCAGCGCGACTATTGGGTCATGCTGGCGGCGAGCGTGTTGTTAACCGCACTATGCCTCAGCAAAAAACGCCATATAGGACAGGGCGCAGGCGCATTATTATGCTGCGCGTTTATCGCCTACCTTACGGTGTTGTTCTGTTTTTCATAA
- the mlaF gene encoding phospholipid ABC transporter ATP-binding protein MlaF yields MNHEATNLVEIRGLSFRRGEREIFTDITLNVPKGKVTAIMGPSGIGKTTLLRLIGGQLQPDSGEIWFDGENIPVLSRRELYSARKKMSMLFQSGALFTDLNVFDNVAWPLREHTQLPESLLRSIVMMKLEAVGLRGAAELMPAELSGGMARRTALARAIALDPQLIMFDEPFVGQDPITLGTLVKLIDELNHALGVTCIVVSHDVPEVMSIADYAYIVADKRVVAEGTADQLRANDDPQVRQFLDGIADGPVPFRFPAGDYKASLLGSEG; encoded by the coding sequence ATGAACCATGAGGCAACTAATCTGGTCGAGATCCGTGGTCTTAGCTTTCGGCGCGGAGAGCGAGAGATTTTTACGGACATCACGCTGAATGTTCCTAAAGGCAAGGTCACTGCGATCATGGGGCCTTCCGGTATCGGTAAAACCACGTTGTTACGCCTGATTGGCGGGCAACTACAGCCAGACAGTGGTGAAATCTGGTTTGATGGCGAGAATATCCCGGTGCTGTCGCGCAGGGAACTGTACAGCGCGCGCAAGAAAATGAGCATGTTGTTTCAGTCCGGCGCGTTATTCACCGATTTGAATGTGTTTGACAATGTCGCCTGGCCGTTGCGCGAACATACCCAACTGCCAGAATCGTTACTGCGTAGCATCGTCATGATGAAGCTGGAAGCGGTGGGGTTGCGTGGGGCTGCTGAGCTGATGCCTGCTGAACTTTCCGGCGGTATGGCGAGGCGGACGGCGTTAGCGAGAGCCATTGCGCTTGACCCGCAACTCATTATGTTCGACGAACCTTTTGTCGGGCAGGACCCGATCACGTTAGGCACGTTGGTGAAGCTGATCGATGAGCTTAATCACGCATTGGGCGTGACCTGCATTGTGGTTTCTCATGATGTACCGGAGGTGATGAGCATCGCCGATTACGCGTATATCGTGGCCGACAAGCGAGTGGTGGCGGAAGGAACGGCAGATCAACTTAGGGCGAATGATGACCCGCAGGTTCGTCAGTTCCTGGATGGCATCGCCGATGGGCCTGTGCCTTTCCGTTTTCCTGCGGGTGACTATAAAGCGTCGCTGCTAGGTTCAGAGGGGTAA
- the mlaE gene encoding lipid asymmetry maintenance ABC transporter permease subunit MlaE: MLLRTLASLGRQGISTSATFGRAGLMLFNALVGKPEFKKQWPLLVKQLYSVGVQSLLIIMVSGLFIGMVLGLQGYIILTTYSAEASLGMMVALSLLRELGPVVTALLFAGRAGSALTAEIGLMKATEQLSSMEMMAVDPLRRVVAPRFWAGLISMPLLAVIFVAVGIWGGGLVGVDWKGIDSGFFWSAMQGAVDWRQDVLNCVIKSIVFAITVTWIALFNGYDAIPTSEGISRATTRTVVHSSLAVLGLDFVLTALMFGN, from the coding sequence ATGTTATTACGGACGTTGGCGTCGCTAGGACGTCAGGGAATCTCTACCAGTGCCACGTTTGGGCGCGCTGGGCTGATGCTGTTTAATGCGTTGGTGGGTAAACCCGAATTTAAAAAACAGTGGCCGCTGTTGGTGAAACAACTTTACAGCGTTGGCGTGCAGTCTCTGCTTATCATCATGGTTTCTGGCCTGTTTATCGGCATGGTGTTGGGGTTACAGGGCTATATCATCCTGACAACGTACAGCGCCGAGGCTAGTCTGGGCATGATGGTGGCGCTGTCGCTGCTGCGTGAACTTGGCCCGGTGGTGACGGCACTGTTGTTCGCCGGACGGGCGGGCTCTGCGCTGACGGCGGAGATTGGGCTGATGAAGGCAACTGAGCAGCTCTCCAGCATGGAGATGATGGCGGTCGATCCACTGCGCCGCGTTGTCGCGCCGCGCTTCTGGGCGGGGCTAATCAGCATGCCGCTGCTGGCGGTGATTTTTGTCGCTGTGGGGATCTGGGGAGGCGGGCTGGTCGGTGTGGACTGGAAAGGTATCGACAGTGGTTTCTTCTGGTCTGCCATGCAGGGCGCGGTTGACTGGCGTCAGGATGTGCTGAACTGCGTGATTAAAAGTATCGTATTTGCGATTACCGTGACCTGGATTGCACTGTTTAACGGCTATGACGCGATCCCGACGTCTGAGGGGATCAGCCGTGCAACGACACGAACCGTCGTGCACTCGTCGTTAGCAGTACTGGGATTGGATTTTGTGCTGACAGCACTGATGTTTGGGAACTGA
- the mlaD gene encoding outer membrane lipid asymmetry maintenance protein MlaD, with translation MQTKKTEVWVGVFMLIALAAILFLCLKVADLKSIGSEPTYRLYATFDNIGGLKARSPIRIGGVVIGRVADISLDEKTYLPRVAMDIQQRYDHIPDTSSLAIRTSGLLGEQYLALNMGFEDEEMGTTILKDGGVIQDTKSAMVLEDLIGQFLYKSGSNSEDNASQSGTVTGADPTATPEHSNEPVPSHP, from the coding sequence ATGCAAACAAAGAAAACTGAAGTCTGGGTTGGTGTGTTTATGTTGATCGCGCTGGCTGCCATTCTTTTTTTATGCCTAAAAGTGGCCGATCTAAAATCGATCGGCAGTGAGCCAACGTACCGCTTGTACGCGACGTTTGACAACATTGGCGGGTTAAAAGCGCGTTCTCCGATCAGAATTGGCGGTGTGGTCATCGGTCGCGTAGCGGATATCTCTCTGGATGAGAAAACGTATCTGCCACGCGTGGCGATGGATATTCAGCAGCGTTACGATCATATTCCCGATACCAGCTCTCTGGCTATTCGTACCTCTGGCTTGCTGGGTGAACAGTATCTGGCATTGAACATGGGCTTTGAAGATGAAGAGATGGGCACGACGATTTTGAAGGACGGTGGTGTGATTCAGGACACCAAGTCCGCGATGGTGCTTGAAGATCTCATCGGTCAATTCCTATATAAGAGCGGCAGCAATAGCGAGGATAATGCTAGTCAATCGGGTACGGTGACGGGTGCCGATCCTACGGCAACGCCTGAGCACAGCAACGAACCTGTTCCTTCACATCCATAA
- the mlaC gene encoding phospholipid-binding protein MlaC codes for MFKRLLMVALLVVAPLANAADQTNPYRLMNEAAEKTFDRLKNEQPKIKQSPDYLRTVVREELLPYVQVRYAGALVLGRYYKDATPAQRDAYFKAFEAYLEQAYGQALAMYNGQSYQIAPEQPLGNADIVSIRVTIVDNGGRPPIRLDFQWRKNSKTGNWQAYDMIAEGVSMITTKQNEWASILRQKGVDGLTQQLESSAKQTITLDQKK; via the coding sequence ATGTTTAAACGTTTACTGATGGTGGCTTTACTGGTGGTCGCGCCATTAGCCAACGCGGCGGATCAAACGAACCCTTATCGTTTAATGAATGAAGCGGCGGAAAAAACCTTTGATCGTTTAAAAAACGAGCAGCCAAAAATCAAGCAAAGCCCTGATTATTTACGTACTGTCGTGCGTGAAGAGCTGCTGCCATATGTACAGGTGAGATACGCCGGTGCGCTGGTTCTTGGCCGTTACTACAAAGACGCGACGCCAGCACAGCGTGATGCCTATTTCAAAGCGTTTGAAGCCTATCTGGAGCAGGCTTACGGCCAGGCTCTGGCGATGTATAACGGACAGAGCTATCAAATCGCCCCTGAACAGCCGCTGGGCAATGCTGATATCGTTTCCATTCGCGTCACGATTGTTGATAACGGTGGCCGCCCGCCGATACGCCTGGATTTCCAATGGCGTAAGAACAGTAAAACCGGTAACTGGCAGGCGTATGACATGATTGCTGAAGGTGTCAGCATGATCACCACTAAGCAGAACGAATGGGCGTCAATACTGCGTCAGAAAGGCGTTGATGGTCTGACTCAACAGCTGGAATCCTCGGCGAAGCAGACAATTACGTTGGATCAGAAAAAGTAA
- the mlaB gene encoding lipid asymmetry maintenance protein MlaB, producing the protein MANALNWQAQESTLALTGDLDRETLLPFWQQRESLLAGKTTLDVSGLNRVDSAGLALLMHVYQQPSSSGEITIVGASDRLKTLIALYNLNEIIPVS; encoded by the coding sequence ATGGCGAACGCATTGAACTGGCAGGCGCAGGAATCAACGCTGGCATTAACGGGCGATCTCGATCGTGAAACGCTGTTACCGTTCTGGCAACAGCGTGAATCGCTGCTAGCGGGTAAAACCACGCTGGATGTGTCAGGACTAAACCGTGTTGATTCTGCCGGGTTGGCATTGCTGATGCACGTTTATCAACAGCCGTCGTCGAGCGGAGAGATAACGATTGTTGGTGCCAGCGATCGGTTAAAAACGCTCATTGCGCTCTATAACCTGAATGAAATCATTCCTGTGTCTTAA
- the ibaG gene encoding BolA family iron metabolism protein IbaG translates to MENNEIKDVLMNALALEEAHVSGDGSHFQVIAVGGLFAGMSRVKKQQAVYAPLMEYIADNRIHALSIKAYTPEEWQRDRKLNGF, encoded by the coding sequence ATGGAAAATAACGAAATTAAAGACGTGCTGATGAACGCATTAGCGCTGGAAGAAGCCCATGTTTCTGGTGATGGTAGCCATTTTCAAGTCATCGCGGTGGGCGGACTTTTTGCTGGAATGAGCCGAGTCAAAAAACAGCAGGCTGTTTATGCGCCGCTGATGGAGTACATCGCGGATAACCGTATTCATGCATTGTCGATCAAGGCTTATACGCCGGAAGAGTGGCAGCGCGACCGTAAACTGAACGGTTTCTAA
- the murA gene encoding UDP-N-acetylglucosamine 1-carboxyvinyltransferase produces the protein MDKFRVQGPTRLAGEVTISGAKNAALPILFAALLAEEPVEIQNVPKLRDIDTTMKLLGQLGARVTRNGSVHVDASEVNVFCAPYDLVKTMRASIWALGPLVARFGQGQVSLPGGCAIGARPVDLHIYGLEQLGAQIVLEEGYVKATVDGRLKGAHIVMDKVSVGATVTIMSAATLAEGTTIIENAAREPEIVDTANFLNTLGAKISGAGSDKITIEGVARLGGGVYRVVPDRIETGTFLVAAAVSRGQIICRNTRPDTLDAVLAKLREAGAEIEIGEDWISLDMHGKRPKAVTVRTSPHPGFPTDMQAQFSLLNLVAEGTGVITETIFENRFMHVPELIRMGAQAEIESNTVICHGVDKLSGAQVMATDLRASASLVLAGCIAEGVTTVDRIYHIDRGYDRIEDKLRGLGANIERVKEHE, from the coding sequence ATGGATAAATTTCGTGTTCAGGGGCCAACTCGCTTAGCGGGGGAAGTGACCATTTCCGGCGCCAAGAACGCTGCGTTGCCAATCCTATTCGCTGCGTTACTTGCAGAAGAACCGGTCGAAATTCAGAACGTACCGAAACTGCGTGACATCGACACGACTATGAAGTTACTCGGTCAGTTGGGGGCGCGTGTTACACGCAATGGTTCCGTTCACGTGGATGCCAGCGAGGTTAACGTGTTCTGCGCGCCGTACGATCTGGTGAAAACCATGCGCGCCTCTATCTGGGCGTTGGGGCCGCTGGTGGCGCGTTTCGGGCAGGGACAGGTCTCGCTGCCCGGCGGCTGTGCAATTGGCGCACGCCCAGTAGATCTGCATATTTACGGCCTTGAACAGCTTGGGGCGCAGATCGTTCTGGAAGAAGGCTATGTGAAAGCCACGGTTGATGGCCGCCTGAAAGGCGCGCACATCGTGATGGACAAAGTGAGCGTCGGCGCCACGGTCACTATCATGAGTGCAGCAACGCTGGCCGAAGGCACCACGATTATTGAAAACGCGGCGCGTGAGCCAGAGATTGTTGATACGGCAAACTTCCTGAATACGCTGGGTGCGAAAATTAGCGGTGCAGGCAGCGATAAAATCACTATTGAAGGCGTCGCACGCTTGGGCGGCGGTGTGTATCGCGTTGTGCCCGACCGTATTGAAACCGGGACATTTCTGGTCGCGGCTGCGGTATCTCGCGGTCAGATTATCTGCCGTAATACCCGTCCTGATACGCTGGATGCGGTATTGGCGAAGCTGCGTGAAGCAGGCGCGGAGATTGAAATCGGCGAAGACTGGATTAGCCTGGATATGCACGGTAAGCGTCCGAAAGCGGTTACCGTTCGCACGTCACCGCATCCTGGGTTCCCGACCGATATGCAGGCGCAGTTCAGCCTGCTGAACCTGGTCGCAGAAGGAACGGGTGTGATTACCGAAACTATCTTTGAAAACCGCTTCATGCATGTGCCTGAGCTTATCCGTATGGGCGCACAGGCGGAGATCGAGAGCAATACCGTGATTTGCCACGGCGTTGATAAGCTGTCGGGAGCACAGGTGATGGCGACCGACTTACGGGCGTCGGCCAGTCTGGTATTAGCGGGTTGTATTGCGGAAGGCGTGACGACGGTGGATCGTATTTATCATATCGATCGTGGCTATGACCGTATCGAAGATAAGCTGCGTGGCTTAGGTGCGAACATCGAGCGTGTTAAAGAACACGAATAA
- the degS gene encoding outer membrane-stress sensor serine endopeptidase DegS: protein MLAKLLRSALFGALVAGIILAVLPFIGSGTSFLKSNDRNTDGSPVSYHQGVNRAAPAVVNIYNRVANAEKPNEVAIHPLGSGVIMNDKGYILTNKHVINNVQQIQIELSDGRLYEARVIGSDTLTDLAVLQIDGVNLPVIPMNPDRIPHVGDVVMAIGNPYNLGQTVTQGVISATGRVSLSTYGQQRSQVGRQNLLQTDASINHGNSGGALVNTLGELIGINTLSFDKSSNGETPEGISFAIPVALATKVMGKLIRDGRVVRGYIGINGVQLENIENSTLANNRGAQGRLTGILVQTIDPGGPADKAGIRIEDVIVSVNNKPARSIIETMEQVSEIPPGTVIPVTIERDNKQITLQMTIQEFPTQ from the coding sequence ATGCTTGCTAAATTATTACGTTCAGCACTATTTGGTGCCCTTGTCGCCGGAATTATTCTGGCCGTACTGCCGTTTATCGGATCTGGCACGTCGTTTCTGAAAAGCAATGACAGAAACACTGATGGCTCGCCCGTAAGCTACCATCAAGGCGTCAACCGTGCGGCTCCTGCTGTGGTTAATATTTATAATCGGGTTGCCAATGCGGAAAAACCCAATGAAGTCGCCATTCATCCTCTGGGTTCTGGCGTCATCATGAATGACAAAGGGTATATTTTAACCAATAAGCATGTGATTAATAACGTGCAACAAATCCAGATCGAGCTGTCAGATGGCCGGCTGTACGAAGCCCGCGTGATCGGTTCCGATACCCTGACAGACCTGGCTGTGTTGCAAATTGATGGCGTCAATCTGCCCGTCATTCCCATGAATCCAGACCGTATCCCACACGTTGGTGATGTCGTCATGGCGATCGGTAACCCTTATAACCTAGGGCAAACCGTCACACAGGGCGTTATTAGCGCCACTGGCCGCGTCAGCCTCAGCACTTACGGCCAACAAAGAAGCCAGGTAGGACGCCAAAATCTGCTGCAAACTGATGCGTCAATTAACCACGGAAACTCTGGCGGGGCGCTGGTCAATACGCTCGGTGAATTGATTGGTATTAATACCCTCTCTTTTGATAAAAGCAGCAATGGCGAAACGCCGGAAGGCATTAGCTTCGCGATCCCCGTCGCATTGGCTACCAAAGTGATGGGTAAACTGATTCGCGATGGCCGTGTGGTTCGCGGCTATATTGGCATCAACGGTGTACAGCTCGAAAATATTGAGAACAGCACGTTAGCCAACAATCGCGGAGCTCAGGGTCGATTGACCGGCATTCTCGTCCAGACCATCGATCCCGGCGGTCCGGCGGATAAAGCGGGTATCCGCATTGAAGACGTCATTGTTAGCGTCAACAATAAGCCCGCGCGCTCGATTATCGAAACCATGGAACAGGTTTCGGAAATACCTCCCGGCACCGTTATTCCCGTCACGATTGAGCGCGATAACAAACAAATCACGCTACAAATGACGATTCAGGAATTCCCTACCCAATAG
- the degQ gene encoding serine endoprotease DegQ, with product MKKTSLLFSALAMSIGLTLSTLPAANAALPAVVQGQQTPSLAPMLEKVLPAVVSVHVEGTQVQRQRVPEEFKFFFGPNFPTDKQNSRPFEGLGSGVIIDAAKGYVLTNNHVINNADKIRVQLNDGREYDAKLIGRDEQTDIALLQLNDAKNLVSVKMADSDQLRVGDFAVAVGNPFGLGQTATSGIISALGRSGLNLEGLENFIQTDASINRGNSGGALVNLNGELIGINTAILAPGGGNIGIGFAIPSNMAQNLAQQLVEFGEVKRGLLGIKGSEMTSEMAKAFNVDAQRGAFVSEVLPKSAAAKAGIKAGDVLTTMDGKPISSFAELRAKVGTTAPGKTVKIGLLRDGKPQEVSVVLDNSTSESTSAETLSPSLQGASLTNGQLKDGSKGVQIDNVTKDTPAAQVGLQKGDIIIGVNRERIENITQLRKLLEAKPSVLALNIVRGEETIYLLLR from the coding sequence ATGAAAAAAACGTCATTATTATTTAGTGCACTGGCAATGAGTATAGGTTTGACCCTGTCCACGCTTCCCGCAGCGAATGCTGCGCTGCCTGCCGTGGTTCAAGGACAACAAACGCCAAGTCTGGCCCCGATGCTGGAAAAAGTCTTACCAGCCGTCGTCAGCGTGCATGTTGAAGGTACACAGGTACAGCGTCAGCGCGTACCAGAAGAGTTCAAGTTCTTCTTTGGCCCAAACTTCCCAACGGACAAACAAAATTCTCGTCCGTTTGAAGGGCTGGGCTCCGGCGTGATTATTGATGCAGCAAAAGGCTATGTGCTCACCAACAATCACGTTATCAATAACGCCGATAAAATCCGCGTCCAGCTTAATGATGGCCGTGAATACGATGCTAAGTTGATCGGTCGTGACGAGCAAACCGATATCGCCCTGCTCCAGTTGAATGACGCCAAAAATCTGGTCTCCGTGAAAATGGCGGATTCCGATCAGTTGCGCGTCGGTGACTTTGCCGTTGCCGTTGGTAACCCATTTGGCCTCGGCCAGACGGCGACCTCCGGCATTATCTCCGCACTGGGGCGTAGCGGCCTGAATCTTGAAGGGCTGGAAAACTTCATCCAGACCGATGCTTCCATTAACCGTGGTAACTCCGGCGGTGCGCTGGTTAACCTCAACGGCGAACTGATCGGTATTAATACCGCGATTCTGGCACCGGGCGGCGGAAATATCGGCATCGGTTTTGCCATCCCCAGCAACATGGCCCAGAATCTGGCGCAGCAGTTGGTTGAATTTGGCGAAGTTAAGCGCGGGCTGCTGGGTATTAAAGGCAGCGAGATGACGTCCGAAATGGCGAAAGCGTTCAACGTCGATGCCCAGCGCGGTGCTTTCGTCAGCGAAGTCTTACCGAAATCCGCCGCGGCCAAAGCCGGAATCAAGGCAGGCGACGTATTGACAACGATGGATGGCAAACCCATCAGCAGCTTTGCTGAACTGCGGGCCAAAGTTGGCACCACTGCGCCGGGCAAGACCGTGAAAATCGGCCTGCTGCGTGATGGAAAACCACAGGAAGTTTCCGTCGTGCTGGATAACAGCACATCGGAATCAACCAGCGCCGAAACGCTTTCACCGTCATTACAGGGCGCTTCCCTGACGAATGGTCAACTGAAAGACGGCAGCAAAGGCGTACAGATTGATAACGTCACCAAGGACACGCCAGCAGCGCAGGTTGGCCTGCAAAAAGGCGATATCATCATCGGCGTAAACCGCGAGCGTATTGAAAACATCACGCAGTTGCGCAAGCTGCTGGAAGCGAAACCGTCCGTTCTGGCGCTGAATATCGTCCGAGGTGAAGAAACAATCTATCTGCTGCTACGTTAA
- the zapG gene encoding Z-ring associated protein ZapG, whose protein sequence is MTWEYALIGLVVGIIIGAVAMRFGNRKLRQQQVLQNELEKSKTELEDYRQELVGHFARSAELLDNMADDYRQLYQHMAKSSNNLLPNVPGQDNPFKYRLTESEADNDQAPVNMPPRDYSDGASGLLRGERPIRK, encoded by the coding sequence ATGACTTGGGAGTATGCGCTGATAGGTTTAGTTGTCGGTATTATTATTGGTGCTGTCGCCATGCGCTTTGGTAACCGTAAGCTGCGGCAACAGCAGGTCCTGCAAAATGAGCTGGAGAAAAGCAAAACCGAACTGGAAGACTATCGTCAGGAATTGGTTGGACACTTCGCCCGCAGCGCGGAGCTGTTGGACAACATGGCGGATGACTATCGTCAGCTTTATCAACACATGGCGAAAAGCTCCAATAACCTGTTACCTAACGTTCCCGGCCAGGATAATCCGTTTAAATACCGTCTGACCGAGTCAGAAGCGGATAACGATCAGGCACCGGTGAACATGCCACCACGCGATTATTCCGATGGTGCGTCAGGTTTGCTTCGCGGCGAGCGCCCGATTCGCAAATAA